One Bacillus sp. 1780r2a1 DNA segment encodes these proteins:
- a CDS encoding DUF2062 domain-containing protein produces MTKLTILKRRFKYLIIKLLRLKDHSHKVALGFSLGSIVNFVPTFGFGLILSVGLAKLCRGNSMAGLIGGMLFMWAFPLMFYLNTVVGEYLVPINLDHTLLEVADDDLADHLETGAHIGKIFLAGMTVNMVLFGGLLYAGVYYMINQYRAEILYYVYKKWVV; encoded by the coding sequence GTGACCAAACTAACAATTCTCAAGCGCCGTTTTAAATACCTTATTATCAAACTATTGCGACTAAAAGATCATTCTCATAAAGTTGCACTTGGCTTTAGCCTTGGTTCAATTGTAAACTTTGTTCCTACCTTTGGGTTTGGACTGATCCTTTCTGTAGGCTTAGCCAAATTATGTAGAGGCAACAGCATGGCTGGTCTCATTGGCGGAATGCTGTTTATGTGGGCTTTCCCCCTCATGTTTTACTTAAACACCGTAGTCGGTGAATATCTCGTGCCCATCAATCTAGATCATACGTTACTGGAAGTCGCCGATGATGATTTGGCTGATCATCTGGAAACAGGTGCACATATCGGCAAGATATTTCTAGCCGGAATGACCGTAAATATGGTACTGTTTGGCGGTCTACTTTACGCTGGCGTTTATTATATGATTAATCAGTATCGAGCTGAGATTTTATACTACGTTTATAAAAAATGGGTTGTTTAA
- a CDS encoding LacI family transcriptional regulator, whose amino-acid sequence MMKKEAPSQKNVTIQDVANAAGVSKSTVSQFINKRFKYMSDDTKKKIEQTILELNYRPNDFARNLKTKKTKMIGIIVANIKHVFSTDIISAVEKKLSAQGLQAIICNSDDNPEKEKQFIELLTARQIDGLIIFPTNADVTLYEKILVDQIPLVLIDRKLEGLKADTVILDNETALYLAVSHLLEKKRKRIAMMTLPVEQHITPRIERIEGFYSAMKRSQQEVISDFVFSGTLLDIQTRLAEWLSNKEMPDAIIAGNDLVLETVLTFVKNHNLSIPSDLSILSIDDVPYAKVYNPTLTTVAQPTQQMGEMAATILLERLNNSGTPEGSLPLLYRFPPTLMDRESC is encoded by the coding sequence ATGATGAAAAAAGAAGCGCCTTCCCAAAAGAACGTGACGATCCAAGATGTTGCAAACGCTGCTGGTGTTAGTAAAAGCACCGTTTCACAGTTTATTAATAAACGCTTTAAGTACATGAGTGATGATACGAAGAAAAAAATTGAGCAAACCATTCTTGAGCTAAACTATCGCCCAAACGATTTTGCTCGAAACTTAAAAACAAAGAAAACCAAAATGATCGGCATCATCGTGGCTAATATTAAACATGTGTTTTCAACTGACATCATCAGTGCCGTTGAAAAAAAGCTAAGCGCTCAAGGGCTGCAGGCCATTATTTGCAATTCTGATGATAATCCAGAAAAAGAAAAACAGTTTATTGAACTATTAACCGCTAGGCAAATCGATGGGTTAATCATTTTTCCAACGAACGCTGACGTGACGCTTTATGAAAAGATTTTAGTGGATCAAATCCCCCTTGTCTTAATTGACCGAAAGCTTGAAGGATTAAAAGCAGACACGGTCATTCTCGACAATGAAACGGCTCTTTATTTAGCTGTATCTCACCTTTTAGAAAAGAAACGGAAGAGAATTGCGATGATGACGCTGCCTGTCGAGCAGCACATTACGCCAAGGATCGAACGGATAGAAGGTTTTTATTCTGCTATGAAGCGGTCTCAGCAAGAGGTTATTTCTGATTTTGTTTTCTCTGGTACTTTGCTTGATATACAAACTAGGCTAGCCGAATGGTTATCGAATAAGGAAATGCCTGATGCGATTATTGCAGGGAACGATCTAGTCTTGGAAACTGTGTTAACATTCGTGAAGAACCATAACTTATCCATTCCAAGCGATTTGTCCATCCTTAGCATTGACGATGTGCCTTATGCCAAAGTCTATAACCCAACCTTAACGACCGTCGCACAGCCCACGCAGCAAATGGGTGAAATGGCCGCAACGATTCTGCTTGAAAGGCTGAATAACTCAGGTACACCAGAAGGTTCACTTCCTTTACTGTATCGCTTCCCGCCAACTCTTATGGACAGAGAGTCGTGTTAA
- a CDS encoding TRAP transporter substrate-binding protein: MFKKIKLGLLVSVSSLVLLSACGGGGTATTSSGEKSVSMRLAHNQGTDHPVHKSLEEFTKLAKEESDNSVNVQVFPSGQLGQERDVIELVQSGTLDLAKVSASALESFEDSYSIFSLPYVFKSQEHYYNVMDNSKSVQEIYKLSKDKGFIALGWYDAGQRNIYTGDKEVKSPKDLAGMKIRVQESQTSIAMIKAMGGSPTPMAFGEVYTSLQQGIIDGAENNITALTVNKHGEVAKAYTLTEHQYVPDILIVSTKTWDKLSDSQKDTLANAVKESSESHKKVWADAVKSEEEAAEKLGVKMYEIDKEPFIKAAEPLHEEFVKKNESYKKYFEDFQAQNK; the protein is encoded by the coding sequence ATGTTCAAAAAGATAAAGTTAGGCCTATTGGTGAGTGTATCTTCTTTAGTGTTACTGTCAGCTTGTGGAGGGGGAGGAACAGCTACTACCAGCTCCGGTGAGAAGTCTGTTAGCATGAGGCTCGCGCATAATCAGGGTACTGATCATCCTGTGCATAAATCGCTGGAAGAGTTTACGAAACTAGCAAAAGAAGAATCTGATAATAGCGTAAATGTTCAGGTGTTTCCAAGCGGGCAGTTAGGGCAAGAGCGCGATGTCATTGAGCTCGTGCAATCAGGCACATTAGATTTAGCCAAAGTCAGCGCTAGCGCATTGGAATCGTTTGAAGACAGCTACTCAATTTTTTCTCTACCGTACGTTTTTAAAAGCCAAGAACATTACTATAACGTAATGGATAACAGCAAATCCGTACAAGAAATTTATAAACTTTCAAAAGACAAAGGTTTTATTGCTCTTGGCTGGTATGATGCTGGGCAGCGAAATATTTATACAGGTGATAAAGAAGTGAAGTCACCAAAAGATTTAGCAGGCATGAAGATTCGCGTACAGGAAAGCCAAACGTCTATTGCTATGATCAAAGCAATGGGTGGTTCACCGACACCTATGGCGTTCGGAGAAGTATACACGTCACTGCAGCAAGGAATTATTGACGGAGCGGAAAACAACATCACTGCTTTAACGGTAAACAAACACGGCGAAGTAGCAAAAGCGTATACGTTAACAGAGCACCAGTACGTGCCAGACATTTTAATCGTCAGCACAAAAACGTGGGATAAGTTATCGGATAGCCAAAAAGACACGTTAGCAAACGCTGTGAAAGAATCATCGGAAAGTCATAAAAAAGTATGGGCAGATGCTGTGAAGTCGGAAGAAGAAGCGGCTGAAAAGCTAGGTGTTAAAATGTATGAAATCGATAAAGAGCCATTCATTAAAGCTGCTGAGCCGTTACATGAAGAGTTCGTGAAGAAAAACGAAAGCTACAAAAAGTATTTTGAAGATTTTCAAGCACAGAACAAATAA
- a CDS encoding sugar kinase, giving the protein MLDVLTIGDALISMHPRKKGPLRFSHSFERGMGGAELNFAIGCARLGLKPGWISKLGDDEFGKYVFDQVRGEGIDLSHVTFTNNYPTSVYFREIHANGESRSFFYRNDSPTLELSQRDIVEEYVKNFKILHITGVFPSIHHQNIELTKSIISMAKKQGLKISFDPNVRLKMWSAEEAVAFILSILKDVDIILTSKEEADLIFGLQSERNHIEAFKKYGIETVVIKKGADGAVGEHNGEYLEQPAVHVPLVVDTVGAGDGFDAGFISARIKGKTFKECLEYGSIVGAMVVSVEGDNEGLPTLDQVRHAMGEYNYVER; this is encoded by the coding sequence ATGTTAGATGTACTAACGATTGGAGATGCTTTAATTAGCATGCATCCCCGAAAAAAGGGGCCATTACGATTCTCTCATTCTTTTGAAAGAGGAATGGGGGGAGCGGAGCTTAACTTTGCGATTGGCTGTGCTAGGTTAGGTTTAAAGCCTGGCTGGATCTCAAAATTAGGGGACGATGAATTTGGAAAATATGTCTTTGACCAAGTGAGAGGAGAAGGCATTGATTTATCACACGTAACGTTTACCAATAACTATCCGACTTCCGTTTATTTTAGAGAAATTCACGCAAATGGAGAGAGCCGTTCATTCTTTTATCGAAACGATTCTCCTACCTTAGAGCTTTCTCAGCGTGACATCGTTGAGGAATACGTTAAGAACTTCAAGATTTTACATATCACAGGAGTATTTCCTTCAATTCATCATCAAAATATTGAATTAACTAAATCCATCATTTCAATGGCGAAAAAGCAAGGGCTGAAGATTTCATTTGATCCAAACGTTCGCTTGAAAATGTGGAGCGCAGAAGAAGCCGTAGCATTTATTTTATCGATTCTAAAAGACGTGGATATTATTTTAACTTCAAAAGAAGAAGCTGATTTAATTTTTGGCCTTCAGTCTGAGCGCAATCATATCGAAGCGTTTAAAAAATACGGAATTGAAACCGTTGTCATTAAAAAAGGTGCTGACGGAGCCGTTGGGGAGCATAACGGTGAATACCTAGAGCAGCCCGCTGTTCATGTGCCGTTAGTTGTCGATACGGTTGGGGCTGGAGATGGCTTTGACGCTGGTTTCATCAGTGCTCGTATAAAGGGAAAAACGTTTAAAGAATGCTTGGAATATGGAAGCATCGTTGGAGCTATGGTCGTTAGTGTTGAAGGCGATAACGAAGGGTTACCCACTTTGGATCAAGTAAGACACGCGATGGGAGAGTATAACTATGTTGAAAGGTGA
- a CDS encoding TRAP transporter small permease encodes MKKIVDRITEFLTCSLIVLMVLAAIWQVFSRFILNTPSAFTEEFLRYSLIWLTMVGGAYAFGKKEHLAIVFIVRKFSKSIQKVIAVATDVLVVLFVLSIFMYGGSLAMNNAVGQISSALQMPIQYLYLSLVVSGCLFLFYAIFHLQNTLGFGVKEKNKSNNSEVNY; translated from the coding sequence ATGAAAAAAATTGTTGATCGTATTACAGAATTTCTTACATGTTCCTTAATCGTTTTAATGGTATTGGCAGCTATCTGGCAGGTGTTTAGCCGATTTATTTTAAATACACCCAGTGCATTTACGGAAGAATTTTTACGCTATTCGCTCATCTGGTTAACGATGGTAGGCGGAGCTTACGCATTTGGAAAAAAAGAGCACTTAGCGATTGTGTTTATCGTACGAAAGTTTTCCAAAAGTATACAAAAAGTCATTGCGGTTGCGACAGATGTTCTAGTTGTTCTGTTTGTGCTATCAATCTTCATGTACGGCGGCTCTTTGGCAATGAATAACGCGGTGGGGCAGATTTCTTCAGCGCTGCAAATGCCCATTCAATATTTATATTTAAGCTTAGTTGTATCAGGATGTTTGTTTTTATTTTATGCAATCTTTCATCTTCAAAACACGTTAGGCTTTGGCGTTAAAGAGAAAAACAAATCCAATAATTCAGAGGTGAATTATTAA
- a CDS encoding bifunctional 4-hydroxy-2-oxoglutarate aldolase/2-dehydro-3-deoxy-phosphogluconate aldolase, whose translation MKIIDQLISAKFIPVIRTDSFQEAEQICDILVEEGINTIELTLSIPEATKLVTKLKNRYGNNVTVGMGTVQTVEELQESIDAGSEFIVTPYAENEVVDQVTEVPIIPGCMTVSEIAKLKSKGFKLIKVFPASVVGQSFIKSSLSIFPDVKLMPTGGISGTTGIEWIENGASCVGIGSDLNKTYQTKGEQGLRQYIKQILQVKESLNKGETLCSKR comes from the coding sequence ATGAAAATCATTGATCAGTTAATTTCCGCAAAATTTATTCCTGTTATTCGAACGGATAGTTTTCAAGAAGCTGAACAGATTTGCGATATCTTGGTTGAAGAAGGAATCAATACGATTGAGTTGACGCTATCAATCCCGGAAGCTACTAAGCTCGTAACGAAGCTGAAAAATCGATACGGAAACAATGTGACGGTTGGAATGGGAACTGTTCAAACAGTCGAGGAGCTTCAAGAATCAATTGATGCAGGCAGTGAATTTATTGTTACGCCGTATGCAGAAAATGAAGTGGTTGATCAGGTAACAGAAGTTCCGATTATTCCTGGCTGCATGACCGTAAGTGAAATTGCAAAGCTAAAAAGCAAAGGGTTTAAATTAATTAAAGTGTTTCCTGCATCGGTAGTAGGACAGTCATTTATAAAATCATCACTAAGCATTTTCCCTGATGTAAAGCTAATGCCTACTGGGGGAATTAGCGGAACGACAGGAATTGAGTGGATTGAAAATGGAGCTAGCTGTGTAGGAATAGGCAGCGATCTTAATAAAACGTATCAGACCAAAGGAGAACAAGGGCTACGTCAATATATCAAGCAAATCTTACAAGTAAAGGAAAGCTTAAATAAGGGGGAGACGTTATGTTCAAAAAGATAA
- a CDS encoding TRAP transporter large permease, with product MALQASLVLVFVFTLLLLFSVPISFSIVIASLVTIITIMPVDMAIFTAAQKMVTGIDSFSLLAVPFFILAGILMNNGGIAYRLVNFAKVLVGKAPGALAHSNIIGNMMFGSLSGSSVAAAAAIGGVMGPLQKKEGYDPRFSAAANIASAPTGLIIPPSGTLIIYSLVSGGTSIAALFIAGYIPGILWGIACMVVAFLIARKKGYRVNEKVTVKLFFKTFLDAIPSLLMIVVVIGGIVAGIFTATEASAIAVLYTFILSFAIYRTVKLKDMPGILLNTVSITSVIMFLVAASSVMSWVMAFTGLPALISDAILSISTNMYVILIVLNIILLAIGTFMDITAAVLIFTPIFLPIVQQFGMDPVHFGIMMVLNLSIGNITPPVGSALFVGASIAKLDLEDVIKPLLPFYLAIIVVLILVTFLPEISLFLPKVLGY from the coding sequence ATGGCCTTACAAGCGAGTCTCGTCTTAGTCTTTGTATTTACGTTGTTACTTCTATTTAGTGTTCCAATTTCGTTTAGTATTGTGATTGCCTCTTTAGTTACGATTATTACGATTATGCCAGTGGATATGGCGATTTTTACAGCAGCTCAGAAAATGGTTACCGGCATTGACAGCTTTTCTTTACTAGCCGTTCCCTTTTTTATTCTAGCTGGAATCTTAATGAATAACGGAGGAATTGCTTACCGGCTTGTGAATTTCGCTAAAGTGTTAGTCGGGAAAGCTCCGGGAGCATTAGCTCACTCTAATATTATTGGAAACATGATGTTTGGTTCTTTATCAGGATCATCCGTAGCGGCAGCAGCAGCAATCGGCGGCGTAATGGGTCCGCTGCAGAAAAAAGAAGGATACGATCCGCGATTTTCAGCAGCAGCGAATATTGCTTCCGCTCCTACGGGCTTAATTATTCCACCAAGCGGCACGCTCATTATCTACTCGTTAGTCAGCGGTGGAACGTCAATTGCAGCATTATTTATTGCAGGATACATACCTGGAATTCTATGGGGAATCGCGTGTATGGTCGTTGCGTTTCTTATCGCTCGAAAAAAAGGATACCGCGTAAACGAAAAAGTGACGGTAAAACTATTTTTCAAAACGTTCCTAGACGCTATACCGAGTCTACTGATGATTGTCGTTGTGATAGGAGGAATCGTTGCAGGAATTTTCACCGCTACGGAAGCCTCAGCGATAGCCGTGTTGTATACGTTTATTCTATCTTTTGCGATTTACCGTACGGTGAAGTTAAAAGATATGCCAGGTATTCTATTAAATACGGTTTCAATTACGTCGGTTATTATGTTTCTCGTTGCCGCATCTTCCGTTATGTCATGGGTGATGGCATTTACAGGGTTGCCGGCTTTAATTAGCGACGCTATCTTAAGCATCTCCACGAATATGTACGTGATTTTAATTGTTTTAAACATCATTTTATTAGCTATTGGTACCTTTATGGATATCACAGCAGCTGTTTTAATCTTTACACCTATTTTCCTGCCAATCGTACAGCAATTTGGAATGGATCCGGTTCATTTTGGAATTATGATGGTGCTGAACTTAAGTATCGGAAACATCACGCCGCCAGTTGGCAGCGCTTTATTTGTCGGTGCTAGCATTGCAAAGCTTGATTTAGAAGACGTAATAAAACCGCTTTTACCTTTTTATCTGGCGATTATCGTCGTTCTTATTCTTGTTACGTTTTTACCGGAAATCTCATTGTTTTTACCTAAAGTACTAGGTTACTAA
- the galE gene encoding UDP-glucose 4-epimerase GalE — MILVVGGAGYIGSHLVKELVKTSEVVVLDNLSTGHRWAIDERAQFVEGNLGSEADLEHVFSTYQIEAVMHFAANSLVGESVVDPVKYYENNVAATLTLLKTMMKHNVKKFIFSSTAATYGIPSVDIITEETSTNPINPYGRSKLMIEHILADYAHAYGMEYVVLRYFNAAGAYETAEIGESHDPETHLIPIILEHLLGEREHISVFGSDYDTEDGTCIRDYIHVTDLANAHIAALQSLLASETKTATYNLGNGLGYSVKEVIDTCERVTGKKANVVMADRRPGDPARLVASSDKIHRDLGWKAERSLEEIIASAWKWHQSQVKVVK, encoded by the coding sequence ATGATTTTAGTAGTTGGAGGAGCTGGCTATATCGGTAGCCACCTCGTGAAAGAGTTAGTGAAAACAAGTGAAGTCGTTGTCTTAGATAACCTCTCAACGGGGCACCGCTGGGCGATTGATGAGCGCGCGCAGTTTGTAGAAGGAAATTTAGGGAGCGAAGCGGACTTAGAGCATGTATTTTCTACTTATCAAATCGAAGCAGTGATGCATTTTGCGGCGAACAGCTTAGTAGGAGAGTCGGTTGTTGACCCTGTGAAGTACTATGAAAACAACGTCGCAGCGACTCTTACGTTATTAAAAACGATGATGAAACATAACGTAAAAAAGTTCATCTTTTCATCCACAGCGGCAACGTACGGCATTCCGTCTGTTGACATCATTACGGAAGAAACAAGCACGAATCCAATTAATCCGTACGGCCGTTCGAAGCTGATGATTGAACACATCTTAGCGGACTACGCGCATGCATATGGTATGGAATACGTGGTGCTTCGCTACTTTAACGCAGCGGGCGCGTACGAAACTGCAGAAATCGGCGAATCGCATGATCCAGAAACGCACCTCATCCCGATTATCCTTGAACACTTACTAGGCGAAAGAGAGCACATTTCCGTGTTTGGCTCTGACTACGACACGGAAGACGGCACGTGCATTCGCGATTACATTCACGTAACGGACCTTGCTAACGCACATATCGCTGCGCTTCAGTCACTTTTAGCAAGCGAAACAAAAACAGCGACGTACAATCTAGGAAACGGCCTTGGCTATTCGGTAAAAGAAGTCATCGATACGTGCGAGCGCGTAACGGGTAAAAAAGCGAACGTCGTGATGGCGGACCGCCGTCCTGGAGACCCAGCTCGACTTGTTGCGTCCTCTGATAAAATCCATCGTGATCTTGGTTGGAAAGCGGAACGTTCGCTAGAAGAGATTATCGCATCTGCATGGAAATGGCATCAAAGTCAAGTGAAGGTAGTGAAGTAA
- a CDS encoding spore germination protein codes for MPYGRFFKRTKEETSPEAPALQPLHNRLDENVEKLKIALGDSSDLFIRFIHSPHNEKIKIAVLHLDGLADDAIVNEHVINPLIQWANATKEANSLELEESVKGTLAVSQLTIKEDWDSFLSAVVSGDAVVLLDGCSKLFITNTQKLQSRAITEPTTQTVVKGPKDCFTESLRTNTSLIRAKIQNPCLRLKSMKIGKVTQTEVAIMYIEGIVDKAIQQEVEKRLKRIDVNSILESNYIEEFIKDDSKTIFPLVLSTERPDAVVGNLLEGRVAVIIQGTPYVLITPVVFSQFFQSPEDYYQNYYISSFIRLLRFVAFFLSMYVSSIYLALITHHHGLIPTTLLVSLMAQREIVPFPAIVEIILMELAFETLREAGIRMPRAIGPAVSIVGALILGQAAVDAGFVSAAVVIIVAISSISSFTLPNISISSVARGFRFMLILVSSFIGLYGILLVTLCIWLHMSTLRSFGILYFNPFAPFNLQKQKDGLFRFPLPFLLKKPNKPKAIK; via the coding sequence ATGCCTTACGGACGCTTTTTTAAACGAACTAAAGAGGAAACTTCGCCAGAGGCACCAGCGCTACAACCTTTACATAATCGTTTAGATGAGAACGTAGAGAAGTTAAAAATAGCGCTCGGAGACAGCTCAGACTTATTTATTCGCTTTATACATTCACCTCACAACGAAAAAATAAAAATAGCGGTGCTCCACCTTGATGGATTGGCTGATGATGCGATTGTAAACGAACATGTTATTAATCCTTTAATTCAATGGGCAAACGCAACTAAAGAAGCTAATTCGTTGGAGTTAGAAGAAAGCGTAAAAGGCACTTTGGCTGTTTCTCAGCTAACTATAAAAGAAGACTGGGATAGCTTTCTTTCAGCAGTTGTCTCAGGAGATGCAGTTGTCTTGTTAGATGGATGTTCTAAGCTGTTCATTACCAATACACAAAAGCTACAGTCTCGCGCAATAACGGAGCCAACGACGCAAACGGTTGTGAAAGGACCAAAAGATTGTTTTACTGAAAGTCTAAGAACCAATACGTCCTTAATTCGAGCTAAGATCCAAAACCCTTGTTTACGATTAAAAAGTATGAAGATTGGGAAAGTGACGCAAACGGAAGTGGCTATTATGTACATAGAAGGAATAGTAGATAAAGCCATTCAACAAGAAGTTGAGAAGCGACTAAAAAGAATTGATGTAAATAGTATTCTTGAATCAAACTATATTGAAGAATTTATTAAAGATGACAGCAAAACCATCTTTCCTTTAGTCCTAAGCACAGAACGGCCTGATGCGGTAGTAGGAAATTTACTCGAAGGTCGCGTCGCCGTTATTATCCAAGGAACGCCTTATGTGTTAATCACACCCGTTGTTTTTTCTCAGTTCTTTCAATCACCTGAGGATTACTATCAAAATTACTATATTAGCTCTTTTATACGATTACTAAGATTTGTTGCCTTCTTTCTGTCGATGTACGTTTCGTCTATTTACTTGGCGTTAATAACTCATCATCACGGACTTATTCCTACTACGCTGCTGGTAAGCTTAATGGCTCAAAGAGAGATTGTTCCCTTTCCGGCAATCGTGGAAATTATCCTGATGGAATTGGCATTTGAAACGCTTAGAGAGGCTGGTATTCGAATGCCACGAGCGATTGGTCCAGCCGTTTCAATTGTCGGAGCGCTTATATTAGGTCAAGCAGCCGTAGACGCAGGGTTTGTATCAGCAGCTGTTGTTATTATCGTAGCCATTTCCTCCATTAGTAGCTTCACGCTTCCAAACATCAGCATCTCTAGCGTAGCTCGTGGATTTCGGTTTATGTTAATTTTAGTATCTTCATTTATTGGGCTATATGGTATTCTGCTCGTGACGCTGTGTATCTGGCTTCACATGAGCACATTGCGATCATTTGGCATTCTGTATTTTAATCCGTTTGCTCCTTTTAACTTACAAAAACAAAAAGATGGCCTATTTCGTTTTCCTTTGCCATTTCTGTTAAAAAAACCAAATAAACCTAAGGCGATTAAGTAA